Genomic segment of Arachis hypogaea cultivar Tifrunner chromosome 16, arahy.Tifrunner.gnm2.J5K5, whole genome shotgun sequence:
CTCTATCTATCTCTATCTCCCTCTCCCACAACCGACAATGTCTCTTCGCCACGAGAAAGAGAAGGGAGTGAATGTGCAGGTCCTCCTCCGCTGCCGCCCCTTCAGCGACGACGAGTTGCGCTCCAACGCCCCCCAGGTTGTCACCTGCAATGACTATAACAGAGAAGTCGCCGTCTCTCAGAACATCGCCGGCAAGCACATTGACAGGGTTTTCACTTTTGACAAGGTATTCTTCAATGGACTTTGCTACTGATttgcaaataattttttttcttgcttaTAAGCCTTGGATTTGTTCAAATTGAAATTAGTATTGTTTGTATTGACAGAAATGAATAATAATTTTGTTACAAGTTTTGAGCAGTGAATACTGGAGCGACTGTTTTTAGGGTATCTGATGTGTGATCATGTTCTATGTTCTATTTTGCAGGTTTTTGGTCCTAATGCACGACAACAAGATCTTTACGATCAAGCTATTATTCCTATTGTAAATGAAGTTCTAGAAGGATTTAATTGTACTATATTTGCATATGGTCAAACTGGTACTGGAAAAACATACACTATGGAAGGTGAATGCAAAAGGTCAAAGGTATGAAGTAGCATTTTGTGCTAGTTAGTATTCTACCTATCACAACGAatgttattttgatttatttgactgCTGTATTGTAGAGTGGTCCCAATGGAGAGTTGCCTGCAGAGGCTGGAGTCATTCCTAGAGCTGTTAAACAGATTTTTGACACTCTTGAGAGCCAAAATGCTGAGTACAGTGTCAAAGTCACTTTTTTGGAATTGTACAATGAAGAGATCACCGATTTGCTCGCCCCCGAAGAACTTTCGAAAGTTTCTTTGGAAGATAAGCAAAAGAAGCAGCTGCCACTTATGGAGGATGGCAAAGGTGGAGTTCTTGTAAGGGGATTAGAGGAAGAAATTGTGACGAGTGCTAGCGAGATTTTTACCCTTCTGGAGAGAGGGTCTGCCAAAAGACGCACTGCAGAAACTCTGTTGAACAAGCAGTCAAGgtagttgttgttattattgcttGAATTGTTAGAACTTAGAATgtcatattttgattttatattaAGATTTAGTTATCTTTTTCAGTCGGTCACATTCATTGTTTTCAATAACAATCCACATCAAAGAGGCAACCCCAGAAGGTGAAGAACTAATCAAATGTGGCAAACTGAATTTAGTGGATCTGGCTGGCTCGGAAAATATATCTCGTTCTGGTGCTAGGGAGGTAATACATTGGGCGGATACCTCCTAGTTTTATCCTTCACCCTAGGCTTTACACAATAATcttaatttgtttgattttgtaacATATCTTAGGGTCGTGCAAGAGAGGCCGGAGAAATAAACAAGAGCTTGCTTACTTTAGGGCGGGTGATCAATGCACTTGTGGAGCACCTTGGTCACGTTCCTTACAggtttttatgtttatctttgtttttttgTTTCCCTCCTTTTAATAAACAAATTGGTCGACGCTCTTTGAGTCTTTGTATATTCCTCATTTATATGCTTACACGGAAAAGATGGTATATAGGGATAGCAAGTTGACACGTTTACTGCGTGATTCCCTTGGGGGAAGAACCAAAACATGCATCATAGCGACAGTATCCCCTGCAGTTCATTGCTTGGAAGAAACTTTGAGCACGCTCGATTATGCACATAGGGCAAAGCACATTAAAAATAAGCCTGAGGTATGTTCATGATTAAAGTTATTTAAGTGTCGAGAATGTTTCTTACACCATGCATCTTTAGCAGTATAATTTGGCTCATAAATATATTGCTTTTACAAAGATTACATGACTGTTATTCTGTATATTACATCTGTATCATACATAAAAACATATAAACAGATATAGTGTTTTGGGTACACCATTTGATCAATTATTTGTAATGGCAACGTCTTATGAGAGTTCACTTTTTGGTTCACATGAACCAAGTGAACTGGGGCAGATTAAGTGCTTTTAATCCCATTTTGTTTTTTAAAGGAATTTTTACTAACTAGTCCTTACTAGTTTTGGCTATTTTCTTATTGGAATCTGTACTGCAAGGTAATGGAGATGTTTATCATGTGTTTTGTTGTGATTCATTGCCttgatttagaatttttttctccccttttttctttaattaggTTAATCAGAAGATGATGAAGTCAACTCTTATTAAGGATCTTTATGGGGAAATTGAACGCCTGAAGGCAGGTGAGTTGCTCTAAATTTCATTGTTGTTCATGGAAAGAATAACTTGGCTCTTCATATTACTGCTAAAATTGCATTGTTGCTGATGAAGTTTGTGATTTTGATCAGAGGTTTATGCTACACGTGAGAAAAATGGAGTGTATATACCAAAGGAGAGATTTTATCaagaagaaagtgaaagaaaggtAGTTTTTTCTGCCATCATTAGTACCGATATAGCAATATTAGttcataagaaaatatttttccatGTGATTTCACCTGCTGAGATTGAAATGgaattacttttctttttccctcTCGTTCTTGTGCTTGGTATAATAAATTGGTTTCATATATTGTTCTCATGGTGTTACATTGATCCAAGATTTTTCACTGTTTAGGCCATGGCAGATCAGATTGAGCAGATGGGGCAGACTATAGAAAATCATCAGAAGGTTGGTTTTCTTAAAAAACCAATAGCTATATCTGCAGATGATATTGTGCGCCTGTGTATTCCTATTTTGCTTGATATTTTTTTCATGTTTGGACCAGCAATATGATGATTTGAATAGTAGATACATTGAGCAAGTTCGACATTGCTCTGATTTGAGCAACAAACTTGATACCACACAGGTTAGCTATCTATAGGTTTTGGTCCTTTATTGTTATGTTAATATACATCTACTTATcaggaaaagaataaaaaactacAGAAAAACTTGAACAAGACCAGTGAGTTGCTCACTAACACAGAGGATGAATTGAGGAGATGTAAGTATACCGTGAAAGAGAAAGACTTCATCATTTCTGAGCAGAGAAAAGCAGGTAGATTCATTATTGTGTTTTTGTCTTTATCTCTTATTACACAGTATTAAGTTGAGATGGTGGTTAAAACAATTGTGTGTGACAGAAAATGCTCTAGCTCATCAAGCTTGTGTATTACGGGCTGATTTGGAGAAAGTTCTTCAGGATAATGCTTCACTGTTTTTGAAAATTGGTAGGCATTTATCCTTTTCTGTGCAATTATTGACAAAGAATCCAAGTTGTACCGTTAATGACTTGTATACATCTGTTATCGTAGGTAGAGAAGACAAGCTGAACCTGGATAACAGGGCTGTGGTGAACAATTTTCAAGCAGAGCTTGCCCAGCAGGTTGGTTATCTTTGCAATATTGTTGCGACATCATTGTCAGAACAGAGTGAACATCTGACATGTGTGGAGACGCTCTGCCATTCTTTTCTAGGTGTTCATGATAAGGTGGGTACCTCAATTATCTAATGCTGCTGCTTTTTTTTGGTCATAttcttctatgtttttatttaatATGTTGAATCCTCTTAATTCACTGTTCGTTGTTATTTTGGCTTGTTTATTTCATCGCTATGCATTTGCTTGGATGTTATGATATAATTCATTAATTCTCCTCATCTTGTTGCGTATAGGTGGTTTTGGATTTAAAAAACAAAGTGACAGGTTTAAGAAACCTGTACTTATCACACATTGAGGCAGTGCAAAATGTGGTCCGTTTGCATAAGGCGAGCTCAGATGGTGTTTTAGAGGAATTATCTTCTCTGATATCCTCCAATGGTCGTTCTATTCAAGAAGTATGTTTGAACCATCTCAATTTGTATTCcttgttattatatatttatttatttatttatttatttacatctcTGTTCAGCATTAACAAAGTATTTTTTCCCCTTGGTCAATCAGTTTCTTGAATCTGAGGCCACTCAAGCTGGAGCAATATTTGATGAACTTCAGAGCTCTCTTTCAACTCAGCAGGGTGAACTGGCAGTTTTTGCTAGGGAAATGCGCCATGTATGATCTTTAACTTCTCTCTTCGGCTATAAGACTATAACATAACTATGCACAAATCAATCTTACctgtttcatttttatttctttattctaTGCagtttcttttgctgtattttgtttatctttaGCTGAGTggtgtttttttctttctttcttttttttttttgggggggggggggttctGTTTATTCAAAATGCAGAGATTCAATCTTAGCGTTGAACAAATAAAGGATATATCTGATCGCTCTCAAGAATTTGTTGATAAGCTTTTTGAAGAATCAAAAAAGCTTGAAGACTTTGCATCAGAGGCTGAGCAAACACAACTGAATTGTATTGCTGACTTTAGGAAGTCTTTCGAGGTTGTGatgtaaaatattaatatttattaatgcaCTCTTTCTATGGTGGCTTATGGTGGTTGACCTATTCTTTACAGGAGCAATCAAGATCTGATTCAGAGAAGCTTATTGCGGATATGACCAGCTTAGTTTCTGATCATATTCGTCGTCAAATGGATCTGGTCCGATTTGAGTATTACTTCGTCAATGT
This window contains:
- the LOC112754539 gene encoding kinesin-like protein KIN-5C → MSLRHEKEKGVNVQVLLRCRPFSDDELRSNAPQVVTCNDYNREVAVSQNIAGKHIDRVFTFDKVFGPNARQQDLYDQAIIPIVNEVLEGFNCTIFAYGQTGTGKTYTMEGECKRSKSGPNGELPAEAGVIPRAVKQIFDTLESQNAEYSVKVTFLELYNEEITDLLAPEELSKVSLEDKQKKQLPLMEDGKGGVLVRGLEEEIVTSASEIFTLLERGSAKRRTAETLLNKQSSRSHSLFSITIHIKEATPEGEELIKCGKLNLVDLAGSENISRSGAREGRAREAGEINKSLLTLGRVINALVEHLGHVPYRDSKLTRLLRDSLGGRTKTCIIATVSPAVHCLEETLSTLDYAHRAKHIKNKPEVNQKMMKSTLIKDLYGEIERLKAEVYATREKNGVYIPKERFYQEESERKAMADQIEQMGQTIENHQKQYDDLNSRYIEQVRHCSDLSNKLDTTQKNLNKTSELLTNTEDELRRCKYTVKEKDFIISEQRKAENALAHQACVLRADLEKVLQDNASLFLKIGREDKLNLDNRAVVNNFQAELAQQVGYLCNIVATSLSEQSEHLTCVETLCHSFLGVHDKVVLDLKNKVTGLRNLYLSHIEAVQNVVRLHKASSDGVLEELSSLISSNGRSIQEFLESEATQAGAIFDELQSSLSTQQGELAVFAREMRHRFNLSVEQIKDISDRSQEFVDKLFEESKKLEDFASEAEQTQLNCIADFRKSFEEQSRSDSEKLIADMTSLVSDHIRRQMDLVDEKLVDLRQSSIKSKTFLDEHVSSVGEIVSHAKRKWQSFCVQAEKETKDTADYSAAKHCRMELLMQQSVSTAGSALEHMKRTHEAVNEKESKHISAAVSLISNSSNSNEQHDMEINSARVAAEEDVAKNSKDLFEQFDVMSAQERESISGMLDVVKTHSNTLETFREDHAGQASSIEEKARETFQQHYRDYEPSGNTPVRCETDVPSKGTIESLRSLPVESLLEEFRENNSSESSVKELNPSLIPRSPLSALN